From the genome of Desulfatiglans sp., one region includes:
- a CDS encoding cyclic nucleotide-binding domain-containing protein, whose amino-acid sequence MDSVSKQESLVDQYLGEGNKDAAVKLLYELIVEKAKQRDFFKAEALRDKLLDVAPMALKEISDSADIIDDEKSRAIDKNHRNVWAELYSSLSPEEANALYFAMRERVFNEGAVITSVGDADSSLYFLDKGQIDMVFIKDDAKSLKILEPGDIAGEDTFFYHTAVRTVTLIAKTQLKARSLDRRSLEEWKEKYPALEQKLTDYCNRAGRASEILLKKGMNRRRNLRKKLNGKVGVQLLNSSGAPAGKPFIGVLYDISISGLSFTFRLSNNDVAHKLLGAKIKTQLVIPDAGASKKIEQLGKIVGIGYHVLSDHSIHIRFDQPDEAIKRLIGA is encoded by the coding sequence ATGGACTCAGTCTCAAAACAGGAAAGTCTTGTTGATCAGTACTTAGGCGAGGGAAATAAGGATGCAGCTGTAAAGCTGCTATATGAACTGATAGTCGAGAAAGCAAAGCAGAGAGATTTTTTCAAGGCTGAAGCCCTTAGAGATAAACTCCTTGATGTAGCCCCTATGGCCCTGAAAGAGATATCCGATTCAGCGGATATTATTGATGATGAAAAGAGCAGGGCTATAGATAAAAACCACCGAAATGTATGGGCTGAATTATATAGCTCTCTTTCCCCAGAGGAGGCAAACGCCCTCTATTTTGCCATGAGGGAAAGGGTGTTTAATGAAGGGGCAGTAATCACTTCGGTCGGGGATGCAGACTCCTCTCTGTATTTTCTGGATAAGGGCCAGATCGATATGGTCTTTATAAAAGATGATGCAAAGTCCCTTAAAATACTTGAACCGGGAGATATTGCAGGAGAGGATACCTTTTTTTATCACACTGCTGTAAGGACCGTGACACTCATTGCAAAGACACAGTTAAAGGCACGCTCTCTTGATAGAAGATCACTGGAGGAATGGAAGGAAAAATATCCGGCACTCGAACAGAAGCTGACCGATTACTGCAACAGGGCAGGCCGCGCATCCGAGATACTGCTTAAAAAGGGGATGAACCGCAGGCGTAATTTACGCAAAAAATTAAACGGCAAGGTAGGTGTCCAGCTCCTTAATTCATCAGGTGCCCCGGCAGGAAAGCCATTTATTGGGGTGCTTTATGATATATCCATTTCAGGCCTCTCCTTCACCTTCAGGCTGTCAAACAATGATGTGGCCCATAAGTTGCTGGGCGCAAAGATAAAGACACAGCTTGTTATACCGGATGCGGGCGCATCAAAAAAAATCGAACAGCTTGGCAAAATTGTAGGCATAGGGTATCATGTGCTATCTGACCACTCGATCCACATCAGGTTTGATCAGCCTGATGAAGCAATAAAAAGACTTATCGGCGCATGA
- a CDS encoding translation initiation factor, which produces MINSRPVWSSESGRICPECGNPVSSCTCKKKKDLKTEKNSRNFPDDGIIRVMRETKGHGGKTVTIIGGIPIENSKLKDLAKQLKNRCATGGTIKDNEIIIQGDHREVILQELTKQGYRVKISGN; this is translated from the coding sequence ATGATAAATAGCAGACCTGTATGGTCATCAGAATCAGGCCGGATTTGTCCGGAATGTGGAAACCCTGTTTCATCCTGTACTTGTAAAAAGAAAAAGGATTTAAAAACAGAGAAAAACTCAAGGAATTTCCCTGATGACGGCATAATAAGGGTAATGAGAGAGACAAAGGGGCACGGTGGAAAAACTGTTACCATAATAGGGGGTATACCTATTGAAAACAGCAAGTTAAAGGATCTGGCAAAGCAGTTGAAAAACAGGTGTGCCACAGGCGGTACAATAAAGGATAACGAAATTATAATACAGGGTGACCACAGAGAGGTTATTCTTCAGGAACTCACA
- a CDS encoding ester cyclase, with the protein MSAEENKAIVRRVIDEMVNKGNLEAVNKLLAENYIYHFPTHDIKGPEGFKEFVTNMRRAFPDLHVTIEDIIANDDKVAVRVTMRGTFKGELMGIAPTGKKLIFPEAVFIRFENGKEVEATAYGNMLLFNEQLGIS; encoded by the coding sequence ATGTCAGCAGAAGAAAACAAGGCCATAGTGCGGCGCGTTATTGATGAAATGGTTAATAAAGGCAACCTTGAAGCAGTTAACAAGCTCCTGGCGGAAAACTATATCTACCATTTCCCCACCCATGATATTAAAGGGCCAGAGGGGTTCAAGGAATTTGTAACAAATATGCGCAGGGCATTCCCTGACCTGCATGTCACAATTGAAGATATTATTGCTAATGATGATAAAGTGGCGGTGCGCGTTACCATGCGCGGCACCTTTAAAGGGGAGCTGATGGGTATTGCGCCGACAGGCAAAAAACTCATTTTCCCTGAGGCGGTCTTTATCAGGTTCGAGAATGGCAAAGAGGTTGAGGCCACTGCTTATGGAAACATGCTCCTCTTTAATGAGCAGCTCGGCATATCCTAA